The Castanea sativa cultivar Marrone di Chiusa Pesio chromosome 4, ASM4071231v1 sequence TCTCAATCACCATCCCAACTTGTCCACCATGCTCAAAAGCATTAACTGTGCTAGCTAAAGCCCCAGCAGCCACTGCTACTATTGGTGCCCATGATCCATTACCAACAAAAGCTGAGCCCAATGCAGCAATGCCTGTGAGTAATGGACCTGAGATAGCTAAAGTCTTGTTGATCTTCAATGCCAAGTTGCCAAGTCTTACGTAGTCCTCAATGTCTTTTCTCTCCACCACCTTAACAATCTCTCGCATTTCCATTTCGAGTTCCTCACTCCATCCATTGTTATATTGTTTTCCTTTATgtaaaaagtttttcttttgtagTACTTGATTTTTAGGCCACCAAACAGCTGGCTCAAACTTTGCAGGGAATTTTTCAAGCATTGCACCAAGCAAGGGAAGTGGGTAGGCTTTATCAAGGGCCAAAACTTTTTCCATCACCTCCTTCACATCTTCTTGAGTTGGAGATCCAATGGCGAGCATGGTTAGGATTTGGCTCTGGAGCTGCTTGAACAATCTTGTAGCATTACGTTGTTCTTCAGCAAGCTGTGAAGGCTGAATTTTGTTCATTATTAGCAACATTCCTGTGGCCGCGGAATACAAAAGAGTAGACGATAATTTCAAAGCCAAAAGGGGCATTCCAATGCCACCAGCTGTGGCTGCAACACCAGCCATTGTTGCAGCAGTGAGAGTTATCATGTTGATTGAGTTTAGAAGAAGAGTGTTCCAGTTGTCACGTTGTTCTCCAATGTTGGCGTGCATCTCTACTCTATCAGCTACGGCCTCTAAGATAGCATAGAGTTGAGTGGTAACAATATTTGTACTAGAGTTGTGTGATCTATCATTGATCTTTTCTACTGGGATTGTGTTTATGAACCCGTCTCTTATATTCAGCTCCTCAcctagatttcttattggtaTTTTTGGAACTGAGAGGGTGAGTTTTGGAAGCTTTGGGACATGAATAGCAGCATTAATTTTCCTTGAACAAcaacatgaagaagaagatgaaggtaATTGAAGAACTGAAGCCATTTGGTTGAGAGATTTtctgtgtgtatatatgttgTAGAAAGGAAAGGTTTTGAATGAAGGTGATGAGGCACTCAACTCTCTTTTTATAGTGTAGAACGATAACTGGGTCAGCTACAGAAAAATGTTGAATTCAATGGCTGTCTGGCTTGACCCATTCCTATTGCCtgacttttctcttttttttttgtggggtcTAATTCTATTGGCTGAAAATTCTGCATTCATAATTTTCtaagttcaaaattttgttgTCTTGTTTATAGTGTCGAACTATATAACTAGGTCACGACGTAGCTATTAGTCTATTACTACAAACTGATTTCTCTAAGAATTTTCCCTCTTAAATTTTTTGTGTCATGCAATTTTAGATTTCTCTAAGAGGTCAAACATCTCCAAGTCGAAAGCATGTGTACTGCTACGGCTTTTTTCATACACACAGCTGgtcaaaagttttgtaattgAACTTTCGTGTCACAATTATCGTATACAAAGTTAAAAGTGTAGTAATAAGTTTATGTGAAAGTAATTGTTTATAAACTCCATTAAGCATTACAGAATTCATTTTTTCCTtcagaaaaatagaaaatgaatacTAAAGTGTTGCAATCAATCCCACTAAAATATGAGTTCATAAATCAAAgttgataaaatatatatatatatattacaaatgtAAAGAATTTAAAATCCCCACAATGGAACTAAAGAGTTGAACTTGTTACACTTTTTATACAAATTGGTCAATATAGTATTCTCTGATTGCGTGGAACAATTAAACCTCCCTggcattaaaaatttaaaagaccAATAACTTATATAGAGCAGTAGTCACATTGGCTTAGTCAAAAATTCTATCTATTCTAAAATAagaactattttttatattctagctagccattttcaaaacactcatatttgatttttttttttttatcatatattctatttcattaaattattaattctttatttcattaaaacaGAAATGCACAAATGCACAgctaataaattataaataacgAATACTAGACACTGTTGTAGATTGGGATTATAAATAACGAATACTAGACGCACACAACGAAGAGACTGGTATGTCTCTTCATTGTTTGAACTTGGTCATCAAGTATGATTTATGTTTGGTCATATTGGTTGACCCAATTATGAATGTAATATTTTACTGATCACCGTTATAAATAAATgggttaccattattttttttaatattcctGGTATATTTCTTATATACGTTAGGATTCTGGCATTTTTACGCTGGAGAATAGGGATCTCGGATTATTTCTATAAATTTCTATTGATACTTTTCATTCTGATATCTCAAAATTCAAAGGCTTTACTTTCTCAGTTCCAGAATATCATAATCACATACtttagaaataattattatttctgAAAAAATAATGTAAGAGGTCAACATGAAATCTTACCAAATAATAATCAATAGGTGTGATGTTAATGTATACCATGAACTTCCCTAAaacattcttaatttttttataaataaataaataaaaataaatggacCATAGATTTGGGCAGTTTTCTTGGCCCAgttcaggaaaaaaaatcattgataagcataacaaaatcaaaatttattctTCAGACTTTGAATTTCCATTACATGCTAAATCCCCTAAATCTCAAATAAACCATAAGTACATAGACAGTTcttaatcaaacaaaacatgTCCAAGATCTACTAGCTAGAAGCcaagatttcaaaaaaaaatccagttaCTCATTCCTAAAAATTCTTGCCCTCATATACCTTATTGAATTCCCAATTTGAGGGTGCAACATTATCAGACTGCACTATTTTACCATCACTACCAGTCACTTGGAAAGACAAGCTTTGACCATCTAAACGAACCCCAGTTTGCCAATTCTGGCCCCAATTACGAGACATCTGTATCCAACCAGTATTGGAACCCTTAATTTTCACATTACTAACTTCGCCAACACCCCCAACATTGTACACTAAAACCAGCAACCAATATGGATTTCCCTTTAACTCAAACTTAATCCCACCTTTCTTGTAACACATGACTCTTCGATACATAACAGGAACAATTCCACCTCTGTATTCTGCAATCTTTAGGAACATTGACATGGAGAGGTCGAAATGTTTCTGTGGTGGGTTGCACCAAATGTCTTCGGTTTTGGAATAGTCAGGAGGACAAAAATTGGTGGCTGTTACTCGAATTATACCTGCACCTTTTTTGCACCATGGTGAGTCTATGCATCTTATTTGAAAGCAAGCACCACATGTAGCCCCATTGTTGAAAAGAGCAGTGCTTAATGCTGTTGTCTCAAGACCATAACCTTGATCGAATAGATTTCCATAACCACAAGCTCCCactacaacaaaaacaaaatcaaaatatatcaattttcttcattatcAATAACAGGAAGGTAACCCCACCGGTAGGTTTATTGGTTTAGTACGTGACAATTTGATCCACCATACTATTGATCTATAGGAATTCTGGGGTGTCTCATCCGAGCCAAAGACTAAGATGccactttcttttttatgtaaaaGGGCCTTCCATGTTAGGAGAGAAGCTCTTCAATATGAAAGAATGCATGCGAATGTGTTTTATCACCAATAGTGCCTTCTAGGCTTCTACTACAAATGCAAAACAACATGTTTTTAATTCATATGGCATTCGCTTTGTCATGCTGGTGAAATATTAGTAGACCACTTCTAATTGCCATGGTTGAAGGACAATAAGGTTGTGTTTGTTTAGATAGaaattgatttttagaaaatatttttcatatttgtgATTACTcacaaatatgaaaaatattatttatttgtatccACCCAACCCCCACAATCCACTAGAGTCAACCACCACCGCTGACCACTTTCTCTACCAGTGGTTGgttaatcacaattttttttaatctagaattctatatatatatatatatatatatatatgttcttgGGAGATGAAAAAACTTGGggaaatagtaaaaatatgctTTTCATAGAATTTTTGGGAACACTATCAAATACttaaaatataagcaaacacagCCTAAGAGTGCCAATGAGAATGATCTAGAGTCACCTCTCTAGGTACAAGTACCTAGGGGTGGTGGGGTTGGGTATAtttagtgtatatatatttctaaagcAAGATCCAAATAATGAAAAACGACAATAAGAGTACTTACTCATGGTTTCACCGCCTCCAATATCACCATAAAATGTTGCATGAGCATAATCCCAGCCATGAGCACCATTAGACGCAAAGACCAAAGCCACAATAATAGCCCAAGCAGCCACAATTCCAAGGCCAGCCATTTTGCCTTAATGATGAATCAATCTTTCTTTTGAGCGAGAGAGAGTATTAAGAATAGTATTTATAGGTCTTAACGAAGAAAATTAAGCGAAttggaatttatttatttacattatTATGGCCCTTATGGctatttttcacttttcagtaGATATATGAAATCATCGGTTATATAATTGCAATTAATGTATGATATTTTAGTGATTGGACgaattattttttccttataattaataaaattccaaTAAAGTACTCTTTGGTGATTGGTAGTGAAAGTATACgtaaaaggaaaatgtttgagTTACAAATTTGTTTACAAACTGTTAATATGACAAGTAGTTATTGGtgagttaaaaaatgatgtcaatCGTTTGCCTAAATAAGAATTAGTAAGAATCTAATACATGAATGAACAATTTTGTAGCATTATTCTACGCAGAAAACAAAGGatcaattatgaatgaattTATGATGGGGTTGTGCAATTTTGGGCATTGACCCCTTTCCAAGTACTCCTCATTAATATTacgtgaagaagaagaatagaatAAGAAAACCAACATGGTTGGTAAACTGTCTCAAAAATaacattagaatttttttttctgatgaTTAAATATAGAATGCTTTTAGTAATTATAGAAAGAATCCAAATGAAGGTGATTTATTAAAGGAGAAAGGTCTGATTAGGAAGACATATTTCCATGCTTTAATTTACCATAACATCTCcattttacttcttcttttttgaaaggATTATATCTCCACCCTTGATACGCTAGCTCTTAGTACGGTATACTAAAAGGCACATCAATAAACTTAATTAAgcttaattaaatacaatttactttttttgagaaacaattaaatacaattaaCTTAGGGAGTTACagtatctttatttttttaaatttagtatcTCActataattactttttttttttcttattggaAGATTTTACGCAGTTTGCCATAAAACTTTAAACATTCCCAAGTATTTTGTTCTCAAAAAACATTcctaagtatttttaatttagaaaaagtTTACTTCCAAACCGGTTTGGAGGAAACTTCCTCCAACCTACCACGTGGTGATTAAACTGTTAAAGTGGCCATTGACATGTATTTCTGGTCATATGACTTTTTAAATGAGTCATGtgatttctttaaataatacacataaataaTCTTATTATATATCGTTATATGGTCTTATAATCGACATTAACATTTGtaaaaaatgaatcatttttagAAAGTTATTTTCTAGAAATatatctcatttttttaatactactAAGAAAATGCGAAAAACTATTTTCACATAAGGTTTTTAATTGAAGCAAACAGAACGTCACATAAAGTGTGTTTGCTACGTGAAAATT is a genomic window containing:
- the LOC142632786 gene encoding expansin-A23-like, yielding MAGLGIVAAWAIIVALVFASNGAHGWDYAHATFYGDIGGGETMMGACGYGNLFDQGYGLETTALSTALFNNGATCGACFQIRCIDSPWCKKGAGIIRVTATNFCPPDYSKTEDIWCNPPQKHFDLSMSMFLKIAEYRGGIVPVMYRRVMCYKKGGIKFELKGNPYWLLVLVYNVGGVGEVSNVKIKGSNTGWIQMSRNWGQNWQTGVRLDGQSLSFQVTGSDGKIVQSDNVAPSNWEFNKVYEGKNF
- the LOC142630207 gene encoding putative F-box protein At4g22030, producing MASVLQLPSSSSSCCCSRKINAAIHVPKLPKLTLSVPKIPIRNLGEELNIRDGFINTIPVEKINDRSHNSSTNIVTTQLYAILEAVADRVEMHANIGEQRDNWNTLLLNSINMITLTAATMAGVAATAGGIGMPLLALKLSSTLLYSAATGMLLIMNKIQPSQLAEEQRNATRLFKQLQSQILTMLAIGSPTQEDVKEVMEKVLALDKAYPLPLLGAMLEKFPAKFEPAVWWPKNQVLQKKNFLHKGKQYNNGWSEELEMEMREIVKVVERKDIEDYVRLGNLALKINKTLAISGPLLTGIAALGSAFVGNGSWAPIVAVAAGALASTVNAFEHGGQVGMVIEMYRNCGGFFQLLQESIETTLEERDLEKRENGEFFEMKVSLKLGRSLSQLKELARNSASSQVDEFASKLF